TTATTTCATCTTTCTTTTCGAGAAACGCATACATCTTATTGATAGGCAAAACAAGTGCATACCGTTGATAGTTACCCGGTACCCTGTCCTTTTTAAATTGGGGATTCCACCGCCGGATATCACTTAGGGGAATATCCAGAACCTCGGCTATCTGGTTAAAGTGCACCTGATTCTCCACGTGTACAGTATCGAGGGCGATCATCTCCTGAAATGACTCTATCGGACAGATATTGTGCTTATCGTAAAAATTCATGATATAGTTCGCTGCAATAAATGCAGGCACATAACCGCGGGTCTCCCGCGGCAAGTTGTAATAGATTTGCCAGTAATCGCGCTTGCCTCCGCTTCGGGCTATGGCTTTATTTACATTGCCCGGTCCGCAGTTGTAAGCAGCAATAACCAGGTTCCAGTCACCGTAGATTGCATAAAGATCCTTAAGGTATCGTGCGGCCGCCTCGGTCGATTTATGCGGATCACGGCGCTCATCAACAAGGCTGTTTATCTGAAGTCCGTAACCTTGTCCCGTCCTCAGCATAAACTGCCACAAGCCCGTTGCTCCCACCCTCGAAACAGCCACCGGATTAAGTGCCGACTCAATTACTGGTAGATATTTTAATTCCAGAGGTAAGCCGTATTTATCCAGAGCTTCTTCAAACATTGGAAAATAGTATTTACCGATAGTTAGCATATATCCTACCATATCGCGTCGACGGTTGGCGTACATATCGATGTACTGTCTGACCACCTGGTTATAGGATAATTCCATCTCCGTAGGCATATCATAAAGACATTGGGTGTAAACACTATCATGAAAGACTACATTTGCGCCTTGCCTGCACATGTTATCCGATTTTGAAAAATCGATCTGCCACTCATGCAGTAACGTAGCCAGGTGTTCGTTCAGGCTTTCGGGTGCAACGATGGAGTTATCCTGAATATTATCTTTGTTTGGGTGCAAATTTTCTTGTGCAAAAACAATGGTTGTACTAATTATTCCACACGAAAACAGGATCAAAAAAAACTTTTTCATTCTCTCTTTTTCAGGGAAACCCGCAAAGAGCTTCCGGTTGTAATCTTAAAAACTAAAACTGCATCTAAATCCGTAAGAATCCGCCAGGTAATTTGAATCTGCC
This portion of the Petrimonas sulfuriphila genome encodes:
- a CDS encoding transglycosylase SLT domain-containing protein, with product MKKFFLILFSCGIISTTIVFAQENLHPNKDNIQDNSIVAPESLNEHLATLLHEWQIDFSKSDNMCRQGANVVFHDSVYTQCLYDMPTEMELSYNQVVRQYIDMYANRRRDMVGYMLTIGKYYFPMFEEALDKYGLPLELKYLPVIESALNPVAVSRVGATGLWQFMLRTGQGYGLQINSLVDERRDPHKSTEAAARYLKDLYAIYGDWNLVIAAYNCGPGNVNKAIARSGGKRDYWQIYYNLPRETRGYVPAFIAANYIMNFYDKHNICPIESFQEMIALDTVHVENQVHFNQIAEVLDIPLSDIRRWNPQFKKDRVPGNYQRYALVLPINKMYAFLEKKDEIMNFRRDDYITHRENTDGYLASSGSSVSGNGENVYYRVRRGDNLSKIASRNGVTVSQLRSWNNLRSTRISAGKNLIVRKKAVDPAVLETDAATMAQQPTNPETATKTVNAYYRVRNGDNLGKIAQRNRVTVAQLKSWNGLRSDRLSVGKQLIVNKKTVTVEEPQPVQQTAETTTSAKDGSGIISNYLKQQLEESTTDETEVVTGASMEAE